TCCAGCCGTCACGCTCATATACTGCGCAGCCCCGGCCCGGAGCTCGTGACGGAAGGTTTGCAGGCCGAAGCAGTCGGGATTGAACTGGAAAGTACTCCCATGCCTCCTTGCGGTCGAATGCGTGGTCTCCGGTTGTCAGACAATCAGCCCCGGCCGCGAAAAGCTCTTCGGCCAGCCTTGGCGTGATGCCGTAACCGGCGGCGGCATTCTCGGCGTTGACGATGACGAAATCCGGCCGGCAGGTCTCCCTCAACCCGGACAGCGCCGCCTTGACCGCAAACCGGCCCGGTTCAGCGCAGACATCGCCGAGAAAAAGCACTCGTCTAACGGGCATAGTCAACCGCCCGGGTTTCACGCACGACCATCACCTTTATCTGTCCCGGATACTTGAGCTCGCTCTGAATCTGGCTTGCGACCTTTGCCGCAAGCTCGCTGGCGTCCTGGTCCGAGACTTTGTCCGGTTCGACCAGCACGCGGATTTCCCGGCCGGCTTGAATCGCGTACGCCTTTTCCACACCTGGGAATGACGATGCAATCGTTTCCAGGCTCTCGACGCGCTTGATGTAGGCATCGAAGCTCTCGCGTCTGGCCCCGGGCCTTGACCCTGAGATGCTGTCGGCGGCTGCGACCAGAAATGCATAGGGCGATTCCGGAGTTACTTCCTCGTGGTGCGCGGCAATCGCATTCACTACCACCGGGTCCTCAGCGTACTTGCGGACCAAGTCGGCGCCGATGCGTGCATGAGTCCCTTCAACCGAATGGTCCAGCGCCTTGCCGATGTCGTGCAGCAGCCCGGCCCGCTTGGCAACCGAGGCATCCAGCTCAAGTTCCTGGGCCATCAGCGAGGCAAGGTAGGCAACTTCCTTTGAATGAAGCAGAACGTTCTGACCGTAGCTTGTGCGATACCGGAGCCGGCCAAGCATCCGGACGAGCTCATCGGCAAGGCCGACGATCCCCATCTCCAGTACCACCGACTCGCCCGTTGTTCTAATCGCAGCATCCAGCTCTTCGGTTGTACGGGCAACCACCTCCTCGATTCGAGCCGGGTGAATCCTGCCGTCCTGCACCAGTTTCTCCATTGCGAGCTTGGCCACCTCGCGTCGTACCGGGTCGAAACCGGAAATGATGATGGCGCCGGGCGTGTCATCAATCATGACCTCGACCCCGGTCAGGGTCTCAAACGTCCTGATGTTACGG
This is a stretch of genomic DNA from candidate division WOR-3 bacterium. It encodes these proteins:
- the rny gene encoding ribonuclease Y; translation: TAATRRELARIEERLASREGFLARRDSVLTQKEADLIRKDRELASREKILKAKMERLDQLIALENAKLERLSGLSTEEARRELFRNLENQARLEAAQMIKDIKDEARARAEIEAREIIVAAIQRCAISHAAETTVSVVSLPSDELKGRIIGREGRNIRTFETLTGVEVMIDDTPGAIIISGFDPVRREVAKLAMEKLVQDGRIHPARIEEVVARTTEELDAAIRTTGESVVLEMGIVGLADELVRMLGRLRYRTSYGQNVLLHSKEVAYLASLMAQELELDASVAKRAGLLHDIGKALDHSVEGTHARIGADLVRKYAEDPVVVNAIAAHHEEVTPESPYAFLVAAADSISGSRPGARRESFDAYIKRVESLETIASSFPGVEKAYAIQAGREIRVLVEPDKVSDQDASELAAKVASQIQSELKYPGQIKVMVVRETRAVDYAR